The sequence GAACCCGCATTTCTTTAGCCAGCGTGCCGTAAAGCTGCTGGAATTTCTGGGCGTAATCCGGGCCGTAATTGGGCGGCACCGCCATCCCAACTAACAGCACTTTCGCCCGTGCCTGCTGCGCGGCACGCATGATCGCGCGCAGGTTGTCTTCGGTCGTGGCCAGTGGCACGCCGCGCAACGCATCGTTGCCGCCTAGCTCGACAATCACGATGGCCGGCTTGACGCGCTGCAGCAGCGCGGGAAGGCGGGCGCGGCCACCGCTGGTGGTGTCGCCGCTGATGCTCGCATTGACGACGCTATAATCCACGCGCGCGTTGGTAACGCGCTCACGTAACAACGCAACCCAGCCGGTGCCACGCGGCAGGCCGTATTCAGCGGACATACTGTCGCCCAGCACCACGATCGCTGGCTTGCTCAACTCTTTCGTCTCAGCCGCTTTAACCATGCTGGCTGCGTGTGCGCCGCCGGGCAAACTGGGCAAAAGCACCGCCACCAGCGCCATTGCCGCAACGGCTGCAGCCATCCAGCGCGCGTTCAGGCGCATTTTCACGTTACGTCGGGTCATGCAAAAACAAATCAGTTCAGTCATTGAAGTTCGGGGCTTGTACAAGAAGGTGGAGGATGCGGCAGGCAGTCTGACGATTCTGGATGATATCGACCTTTCCATCGAGGCTGGCAGCCGGGTGGCGATTGTCGGTGCGTCCGGTTCCGGCAAATCCACCTTGCTTGGTCTGCTGGCAGGGCTCGATCGTGCCAGTGCGGGTTCCGTGCACTTGCTAGGCCATGATCTAGCCGAGCTGGATGAAGATGCGCGGGCAGCGTTGCGGCGCGGTGCGGTGGGCTTCGTGTTTCAGTCATTTCAGCTCATGCCGCATCTGACGGCGCTCGAAAACGTGATGCTGCCGCTGGAGCTGCAAGGCGGAATCGCGGCTTCCGAGGCGGCTCAGCGCGCACGCACGCTGCTTGAGCAAGTCGGCCTTGGCCAGCGCACCGGGCATTATCCGAAGCTGCTGTCAGGCGGCGAACAACAGCGCGTGGCGCTGGCACGGGCGTTTGTCACGCGCCCAGCGCTGCTCTTCGCCGATGAGCCGACCGGCAGCCTGGATGCGGCCACTGGCCATGCGGTGATCGAGCTGATGTTCGAGATGAACCGCGCGAGCGGCGCGACCCTGGTGCTGGTCACACACGATGCAGAACTGGCGCGGCGTTGCGACCGGACGGTGACGATTGAAGCGGGACGGCTGGTTTAACTGGCACCTGGCGGGCCAACTGGCGAACTAGCCCGGTGGCCAGTGCGCCAGTGGCGGCGAAGCAAGGCCCAAAGCAAGGCCCAAGCCCGGCTAGCGCGGTGTTTGACGCTGCAGCGCTTGACGGGCCCGGGCGATCAGCGCGGTGGTGGAGGAATCATGTTTGCCCGCCGCGACGTGTTCAGCCGCCAGATCAGCCTCGACGACCTTGCCCAGAATCTTGCCTAGCTCAACGCCCCATTGGTCAAACGGATTGATATTCCAGACCGCCGCCTGAACCAGCACTTTGTGTTCATACAGCGCAATCAGCGCGCCTAGCGTGCGGGCGTTTAGCGCGTCGAGCACGAGTGTGGTCGACGGACGGTTGCCTGGAAAGACCAGATGCGGTGCCAGTTCCGGCCGCTCGGGGCCGGCGATTTTCTGGGCTTCTTCGAGCGTGCGTCCGAGCATCAGCGCTTCACTTTGGGCAAAACAGTTCGCCAGCAAGCGCGGATGATGACCCGCCAGCGCATGCTCGGGTGTTAGAACCGCGATGAAATCAATTGGCACGAGGGTAGGGCCCTGATGCAGCATCTGGAAGAACGCGTGCTGGCCATTCGTGCCCGGTTCGCCCCAAGTCACCGCGGCCGTTGGGTAGTCGACCATCGCGCCATCCAGCCGGGCTGATTTGCCATTGCTCTCCATTTCAAGCTGTTGCAAATACGCGGGCAGGTAATGCAGTGCTTCGGAATAAGGGGCGACCAGATAGCTTTGCGAGCCAAAAAAGTCGCGGTACCAGATGCCCGTCATGGCCATGAGCACCGGCAAATTGCGCTCCAGTGGCGCGCTGCAGAAATGCTGGTCCATATCGCGGGCACCGGCGAGCAGCTCACCAAACTGCGCTGAACCGATGGCGATCATGACTGACAGCCCGACGGCCGACCACAGCGAATAGCGCCCACCCACCCAGTCCCACATCGCAAAGACGTTTTCTTCCGCGATGCCGAACTTGACGACTTCTGCGACATTGGCCGAGACCCCGACGAAATGCCGGGCCAGCGCAGTTTCAGGGCAACCTTGCTGAACCAGCCAGGTGCGCAGCGAACGCGCGTTGGTCATGGTTTCGAGGGTGGTGAAGGTCTTGGAGACCACGATCACGAGGGTTGTTTCCGGGTCAATCTGTTCCAGCACGCGCGCCAGATCAGTGCCGTCCACGTTTGACACGAAGTAAGTCGAGATTTCGGGGCTTGCCAGATGGTGCAGCGCATGAGTCACCATTTTGGGTCCGAGGTCCGAGCCGCCAATGCCGATATTCACGACGTGGCGAATCCGCTTGCCGCTATAGCCAGTCCAGCGGCCATCACGTACCCTGGCGGAAAAATCGGCCATGCGCGCTAGCCCGGCGTGGACTTCGGCATGAAACGGGGCTTGGACAGCGTCCGCGCGTAACGCGGTGTGCAGCGCCGCGCGGTCTTCTGTGGGGTTCACGATGGCGCCAGCGAACATCGCATCGCGGCGTGCTTCGACCTGCGCTTCACGTGCCAACTGGGTGAAGAGGCGCAGGGTTGCGTCGGTTATGCGGTGTTTGGAGAAATCGGCGGTGAGGCCAGCGCCTGAGAACGTAAAGCGTTCGGCGCGGGTGGGAGCGGGATCTTGCGCCGCGGCGAAACAGTCGCGCAGATGCATGTCGTGGATCTGTTCGTAGTGCGCTTGCAGCGCAGACCAGGCAGGGAGCGTATTGAGCGTCATTACCGTTACATCCTTTATTGACAAGGCTTCATTCTGAAAACTGAACCTGGCGGGTGCGTGCGGTTTGGGGTGGCCCGAGGCCGCAAGCACCCGCCAGGTTAGGTCTCTTTCCGGTTCGCCGCTAGTGTAGCCGCTTGCGTGGTGATATCGGCTGGACGCAGCAGGCGTCGCGCAGGAAGCGTGCCGGAAACCCACGACTGGCAGAGAGGGCCTTCCGTATTGGATTGGAGGCAACGTTCGTGGGTTTGACGATTTTTTGACATATCTCCTTGCGCACTGGATTTTTGCTAGAATGCGCGCACAGGTTTTGACGTAAATCCAGTCAATTTATTTTCATTACCCATCTGGTAATAATCAGAAAATTCAGGGATTAAGTGTGAAAAACGTGCGGTATCTTGAGCTGGATTCTTTGCGCGGCATTGCTGCGGTTTCCGTGGTGATTTTTCATACCCAGAATTACTGGTTTGAAAAAGCTTATTCTGTTTTCAACTGGGCTTACCTCTGCGTTGATCTGTTTTTTATTTTAAGCGGTATTGTTCTGGCTCATACCTATGAGAAGAAAATCGCTTCGGGTGAATTAAATTTCAAGCAATTCATGCTCGCCAGAGTGTCCAGAATGGGGCCGTTAAACTGGGCTGCCCTGATTTTTTTATTGCTGGCGAATCTGTTTATTTTTCATTTTGGCCAAAGCCAGCAGCACATTATTACCTGGGATGATTCTGCTTACGGTTTTATCCTGAGTGCGCTGTTTTTACAAAATAGCGGGATTTATCCGCTGCAAACATGGAATCCGGCCGCATGGTCGATTTCTGCTGAAATGTGCGTCAACATCATCTGGTTCTGGGTGGTATGCCGCCAGCGCGCATCTTCCGTAGTGATTGCCGTCGCTGTATTTTTTGCGCTGCTGCTTTTATATCTGGGTTATGGCGTACAGCATTCCAAAACCATTGGCATTACCTATGACACCCTATATCCGCTAGTCAGCGGAGGCCTGATGCGCTGTATCGCGGGGTTTGGCCTGGGGGTGCTGTTGCAGCGGCATGTATTGCGCGGCAAACGTCAGGTCAATGTTTTCAATCCATTGATTGCCAATGTGGGGGCCGCTCTGGTTCTGCTATTTATTGTTGCCTCAGTGCTTAAACATGAAGATCCAAACTGGGGCGGTATAGATTATTTAACCGTGGCGCTGGTATTCCCTGCATTAATTTTGTTTTCGCTGGCGCGCGGATCTTTGCTTGGTGCATTTTTACGCTTGAAACCGCTGGTCTGGCTCGGTGAGCGTTCTTATTCGATTTATATCGTTCATATGCCAATGATGTTTTGCCTGCCTTCCTTTCTGGCACTGACAAAATTGCCTGCGTCATACCCGGTTTTGGGTGTTTTCTTCACCGCTTCCGTTATTTTTGTTTCAGCGCTCAGTTATCGCTTCCTCGAAGAGCCCGCCAGAAAGCAGTTGCGCAAACAATTTC is a genomic window of Paraburkholderia bonniea containing:
- a CDS encoding arylesterase, translated to MTRRNVKMRLNARWMAAAVAAMALVAVLLPSLPGGAHAASMVKAAETKELSKPAIVVLGDSMSAEYGLPRGTGWVALLRERVTNARVDYSVVNASISGDTTSGGRARLPALLQRVKPAIVIVELGGNDALRGVPLATTEDNLRAIMRAAQQARAKVLLVGMAVPPNYGPDYAQKFQQLYGTLAKEMRVPLVPFLLAGIETRAELFQPDQIHPAQTAQPVLLNNVWPQLQPLLRITAPGAKTH
- a CDS encoding ABC transporter ATP-binding protein, which codes for MQKQISSVIEVRGLYKKVEDAAGSLTILDDIDLSIEAGSRVAIVGASGSGKSTLLGLLAGLDRASAGSVHLLGHDLAELDEDARAALRRGAVGFVFQSFQLMPHLTALENVMLPLELQGGIAASEAAQRARTLLEQVGLGQRTGHYPKLLSGGEQQRVALARAFVTRPALLFADEPTGSLDAATGHAVIELMFEMNRASGATLVLVTHDAELARRCDRTVTIEAGRLV
- the pgi gene encoding glucose-6-phosphate isomerase — its product is MTLNTLPAWSALQAHYEQIHDMHLRDCFAAAQDPAPTRAERFTFSGAGLTADFSKHRITDATLRLFTQLAREAQVEARRDAMFAGAIVNPTEDRAALHTALRADAVQAPFHAEVHAGLARMADFSARVRDGRWTGYSGKRIRHVVNIGIGGSDLGPKMVTHALHHLASPEISTYFVSNVDGTDLARVLEQIDPETTLVIVVSKTFTTLETMTNARSLRTWLVQQGCPETALARHFVGVSANVAEVVKFGIAEENVFAMWDWVGGRYSLWSAVGLSVMIAIGSAQFGELLAGARDMDQHFCSAPLERNLPVLMAMTGIWYRDFFGSQSYLVAPYSEALHYLPAYLQQLEMESNGKSARLDGAMVDYPTAAVTWGEPGTNGQHAFFQMLHQGPTLVPIDFIAVLTPEHALAGHHPRLLANCFAQSEALMLGRTLEEAQKIAGPERPELAPHLVFPGNRPSTTLVLDALNARTLGALIALYEHKVLVQAAVWNINPFDQWGVELGKILGKVVEADLAAEHVAAGKHDSSTTALIARARQALQRQTPR
- a CDS encoding acyltransferase family protein, whose protein sequence is MKNVRYLELDSLRGIAAVSVVIFHTQNYWFEKAYSVFNWAYLCVDLFFILSGIVLAHTYEKKIASGELNFKQFMLARVSRMGPLNWAALIFLLLANLFIFHFGQSQQHIITWDDSAYGFILSALFLQNSGIYPLQTWNPAAWSISAEMCVNIIWFWVVCRQRASSVVIAVAVFFALLLLYLGYGVQHSKTIGITYDTLYPLVSGGLMRCIAGFGLGVLLQRHVLRGKRQVNVFNPLIANVGAALVLLFIVASVLKHEDPNWGGIDYLTVALVFPALILFSLARGSLLGAFLRLKPLVWLGERSYSIYIVHMPMMFCLPSFLALTKLPASYPVLGVFFTASVIFVSALSYRFLEEPARKQLRKQFQTTPVAGLQAKVE